A window of Rhodococcus sp. SGAir0479 contains these coding sequences:
- a CDS encoding response regulator — MIRVLVVDDEPQILRALRINLSVRGYEVTTASTGAAALRAAADKHPEVIVLDLGLPDMDGIEVLAGLRGWCTAPVIVLSARTDSSDKVEALDAGADDYVTKPFGMDEFLARLRAAVRRGAAAAETSEPVVVTESFTVDLAAKKVTRDGSEVHLTPTEWGMLEMLVRNKGKLVGQKELLREVWGPAYATETHYLRVYLAQLRRKLEKDPSHPQHLLTETGMGYRFQV; from the coding sequence ATGATCCGGGTACTGGTGGTCGACGACGAGCCGCAGATCCTGCGGGCGCTGCGGATCAATCTGAGCGTCCGTGGCTACGAGGTGACGACGGCGTCGACCGGGGCGGCCGCGTTGCGCGCGGCGGCCGACAAGCATCCCGAGGTGATCGTGCTCGATCTCGGTCTGCCCGACATGGACGGCATCGAGGTCCTCGCGGGCCTGCGGGGCTGGTGCACCGCCCCGGTGATCGTGCTGTCGGCGCGCACGGATTCGTCGGACAAGGTGGAGGCGTTGGATGCCGGGGCCGACGACTACGTCACCAAGCCGTTCGGGATGGACGAGTTCCTCGCGCGGCTGCGGGCCGCGGTGCGGCGCGGGGCGGCGGCAGCGGAGACCAGCGAACCGGTGGTGGTGACCGAGTCTTTCACGGTGGATCTGGCCGCGAAGAAGGTCACCCGCGACGGTTCGGAGGTGCACCTGACTCCCACGGAGTGGGGGATGCTCGAGATGCTCGTGCGCAACAAGGGCAAGCTCGTGGGGCAGAAGGAGTTGCTGCGGGAGGTGTGGGGTCCCGCGTACGCCACCGAGACCCATTATCTGCGTGTCTATCTCGCGCAGTTGCGGCGCAAGCTGGAGAAGGACCCGTCGCATCCGCAGCACCTGTTGACCGAGACCGGGATGGGGTACCGCTTCCAGGTGTGA